A genomic window from Borreliella mayonii includes:
- a CDS encoding DUF3890 domain-containing protein — MSEQENLQTQVVGEEELLVTKLHSEVLLLLGIDKFALSRQNFLLHLSLLQAILVTRGIDASSLTYEQIFLLTFYHMGCQLRKQGVVREFEFDRIKKEKFNELELDYYPSSSGGEEGGEGGCGSNKNFCSQLDAFLEKLKRETSTPSCVGVV; from the coding sequence ATGAGTGAACAAGAAAACTTACAAACACAAGTTGTGGGAGAAGAAGAACTTTTAGTAACAAAACTCCATTCAGAAGTGTTATTGCTATTAGGAATAGACAAATTTGCCCTAAGCAGGCAAAATTTTCTACTTCATTTATCCTTACTTCAAGCTATTCTAGTAACACGCGGTATTGATGCTAGTTCACTTACATATGAACAAATATTTTTACTTACTTTCTACCATATGGGTTGTCAATTAAGAAAACAGGGAGTTGTTCGAGAATTTGAATTTGATAGGATCAAAAAAGAGAAATTCAATGAACTTGAACTTGATTATTATCCTAGTAGCAGTGGAGGCGAAGAAGGCGGCGAGGGGGGTTGTGGCTCAAACAAGAATTTTTGTTCACAACTTGATGCATTTTTAGAAAAACTAAAAAGAGAAACTTCAACGCCATCTTGTGTGGGGGTTGTCTAA